The Megalobrama amblycephala isolate DHTTF-2021 linkage group LG16, ASM1881202v1, whole genome shotgun sequence genome includes the window atattgatcaaaatgttcataatgcaaattttcactgttatgctgatgatacaGTTATATATAGTTCAGCATCTACACCCATTCTGGCTCTCTCTCAGTTACAGCTTGCTTTTAATACTGTTCAGCATAACTTACTTGAACTGAAATTGGTTTTAAAGGCGCTGCTCCtgggcggagtaacttcctgttgacgttcgaagtgttgtcaaataAAATGGAGGCTTCATGTTGTTTTCTAAatcaaaaaatgtttattatgttaagtggtcaatccctaatttttttaatcaggggacaggcagctagcgcataGTAAGGAGATGTTTGcgacattgacaaaaaaaaaatgggcctaaaaacgcgtcaaaTCGCTTATAGCGCCTTTAAATGCTGATAAAATAAAGTTCATGTTGTTTTCTAAATCAAAAACAATCCCTAATAATCTTCTTTCTGTTACTTCCCAAGGTTCAGAGATTGAGTTTGTGACTCAGTATAGGTATCTCGGGATTTTAACTGATGATGATCTCTCCTTTGGCCCTCATGTTCAGCAATTGGTGAAAAGACTGAAAGTGAAATTGGgttttattttagaattaaTCCTGCCTTTCCTTCGAGGCTAAAAAGAGGCTTGTTGCTGCCACTTTTATGTCTGTACTGGACTATGGTGATGTTATATTTATGCATGCATCTTCTCAGTGTTTACATGCTTTAGACACTGTTTATCATAGTGCATTAAGGTTCGTAACAAATCTTAAATCCCTCACTCATCATTGTGTGTTGTATGCTCGGGTTGGATGGTCTGCTTTGTCCATCCGTAGACTAAAACACTGGCAtatttaagttggcttgaaaaaacCAACTTACTGTTATGCTATtttcttctgagactaaaatttccaactcctcctagagctttaactctacatACTCCAAACTCGGGTCaaaccttcagactgttctgacttagtgtgctatatcttttctaacttatccgacttacggttttcctaaaaatgactattaaagctcggaaaaatcccactgactttcattgacagaatgttcaaatgagccaagactttcaaattccaactgtcaaaattcaaatttaaactacggaagcccattagactcaaaCTCAATTTTTGAttgcaacaccttagcaaccacccagagtaccctagcaaccgcatagcaacaccttagcaaccacccgagttccctagcaaccacatagcaacaccctagcaacgatctatctatcaaaactactaaactaaaactttcaaactgaaaactttcaaacttcaaacttttaaaactacttcaaactttctagctaggctttttcaagccaacttaaagtttgtcttcaaactttttaatctagttttatttataaatctatTCTGGGTCTGCTTCCTTCATATCTTCATATGTACATCAGTAAAAAAACATGTTGGTAGCTAGAGCCTTCGGTCCCAGGAATTCTTCCTTCTGTCTGTTCCAGTGGTACGTACTGAATTAGGGAAGAAGGCATTTAAATTTGCTGCTCCCTCTGCTTGGAATAACTTGCAATTGACATTGAAACTTAAGGAGTTGATTTCACTGGACATTTTTAAAGTGATGTTAAATGATTTGGAGACAGAAACAACGGTTTGTAGATGTTTTgattatttatgtatgtatttcaatatatacagtacagtccaaaagtttggaaccactaagatttttaatgtttttaaaagaagtttcgtctgctcaccaaggctacatttatttaattaaaaatacagtaaaaaacagtaatattgtgaaatattattacaatttaaaataactgtgtactatttgaatatatttgacaaagtaatttattcctgtgatgcaaagctgaattttcagcatcgttactccagtcttcagtgtcacatgatccttcacaaatcattctaatatgctgatctgctgctcaagaaacatttaatgtgtacaactgtacaaaatatttgtgtacaatattttttttcaggattatttgatgaatagaaagttcaaaagaacggtgtttatctgaaatctaatcttttgtaacattataaatgtctttactgccacttttgattgatttaatgcatccttgctgaataaaagtattcatttctttaatttcttttcaaaaaaataaaaataaaaattcctactgaccccaaacttttgaacggtagtgtataatgctacagaagctttgtatttcagataaatgctgttcttttgaactttctattcatcaaggaatcctggaaaaaaaagtacacaactgttttcaacattgaaaataatcataaatgtttattgagcagcagatcagcatattagaatgatttctgaaggatcatgtgacactgaagactggagtaacgatgctgaaaattcagctttgcatcacaggaataaattactttgtcaaatatatttaaatagtacacagttattttaaattgtaataatatttcacaatattactgttttttactgtatttttaattaaataaatgtagccttggtgagcagacgaaacctcttttaaaaacattaaaaatcttagtggttccaaacttttggactgtactgtacttaTGGATGTTATTTGTTAAACCCACGTGAGATGTGTTGCTGTCACTCTTGGCCAGGACGCTCTTGTAAAAGAGATTCTTAATCTCAATGTGCTTCTTTTCCTGGTAAAATAAaggttataataataataataataattaaaaaaaacgttACGCAGTGTATGTTCTCGCTAAGTTGCTGCCAAATGTAAGATTGTtgtattgattgattgattgattggtctGCTGCGTTCTCATGTCAGTCATCTCATTTTCTTTCcaataaataatatactttgcataataaaagtattaatttcatgAATCAAAATTgtaagtaaagacatttacagtgTTACAAAAAAGAATCATTTGGCAATACTCTAATTTCTGTGCATGTCACACCAGTGTTTGGGGAAATAGACGAAGCTGCATGTGCAGATAAGAAAATAAGTTATGTAACAAAAGCAGATGTTATCTCGTATTTTGAAGCAGAAGTGGGTGTTATTGACCCCCTGTGAGCAGTTTAtgttattttgcaatacatcCGCCACACGTACTGTTCGCTTACACACGATTACAGAAGAAACCACACATGTGTTTCGCCATCATTCAGGCCGTGTTCGAGCACACTTACCCTGAGGAGAGGAGAGACAGGTAAGGGCGTTCATCACGACTGAATGTATGGAAGACAGTGAGTGTCACACACATTCACTAGAGTTACAGATGTATTTCTAATGAGCAGCAGACGGGACATGACATTGGCATAATGAGGTTAATTTGACATTGTGATTGCAGGTGTAATAATAATctgttcatttgtgtgtgttgtgtttcagGATGGATGTACTTGTGATGTTGCTGGTCTCTCTACTGCCCGGACTGTGTCATGCTGCATTGACAAGTACGTTTAGGGTCGTGCAAGTGTATTTGTTACTGACGCCATGTAGTATGTCTTGAAGTACATGTTTATCATGATGCATTTTGAAGAGAAATAGTTTATAGCTGGTCACTAAAAGCTCAAAGCCTGAGCTACGACACAGGATTAGGGTTTAACTGGATTAATCGGCAGGTTATATTCTGGATATCAGGTCATGAACTGGAATTGTTTGGTTGTACAGTGCTCAGGCCTGTTTATCGATGGGTTTTCATTTGAAACtggacatatttatatcatttctAGAAAATGTTGCTCTTGGAGCCAGTGCTGTCCAATCTTCCACATACTCTTCCTATGGAATGGCAAATGGAGCTGTAGATGGAAACAGAGATGCAGATGAAATGTTGTGCACTCGTACTTCACTTCAGAATCACCCTTGGTGGAGAGTTGACCTGAAGAACGTCTACCAGATCAGAAGGATCATCATCACTAATGGTGGATTGGAGACGAGTGGCGCCGAGATCCGTATCGGCAACGGATTGACAAACAACGGCAACAACAATCAGCTGTAAGGatcgttctctctctcttgaaTTCTCACACTACTATTCACACAGTTGAAAAGGCTTACAAAATTTCTTTTTACTCAGTCAAAAACCTGGTTAGAAAGAACACAAAGAGACGCTGTATGTTTTCTTCATGTCTCCGTGTCCTAGGGTTGCAGTGGTCTGGTCCGTCCCACCTGGAGGCACGAGAACATGTGACTTTAGGCCTACGGAGGGGCGATACGTCAACATTTTTCTCCGTGGGATGAATAGAGCTCTCAGTTTGTGTGAGGTTGAGGTTTTTGCAGGTAAAAGACGGAGAGAGAAGAAACATCTGTGATTTCATTTGTTTCTGTATATATTAATGAGTGAATAACActtattactgtaatttttattaacagAATATGATCCCACTTGTGTTCCGGGTGAGTGTATATCTAACTTTGAAACTGCTTttagtaacacacacacacacacacacacatagtttggaaccactaagatttttaatgtttttaaaagaagtttcgtctgctcaccaaggctacatttatttaattaaaaatacagtaaaaaacagtaatattgtgaaatattattacaatttaaaataactgttttctatttgaatatatttcacaaagtaatttattcctgtgatgcaaagctgaattttcagcatcattactccagtcttcagtgtcacatgatccttcacaaatcattctaatatgctgatctgctgctcaagaaacatttaatgtgtacaattgtacaaaatatttgtgtacaatattttttttcaggattatttgatgaatagaaagtt containing:
- the LOC125249121 gene encoding uncharacterized protein LOC125249121 isoform X1, whose translation is MCFAIIQAVFEHTYPEERRDRMDVLVMLLVSLLPGLCHAALTKNVALGASAVQSSTYSSYGMANGAVDGNRDADEMLCTRTSLQNHPWWRVDLKNVYQIRRIIITNGGLETSGAEIRIGNGLTNNGNNNQLVAVVWSVPPGGTRTCDFRPTEGRYVNIFLRGMNRALSLCEVEVFAEYDPTCVPGNLALGANAVQSSIKVGRIAQKAVDGSRDTRHESCTFTNFGRPSWWRVDLKKAYNIRKVTITVNISTVYGYNDLEGTLIRIGNSLENNGNSNQLAAVLQGIPDGGTKSFEFAPVNGRYVNIVAKRPYLCLCEVEVFCQ
- the LOC125249121 gene encoding fucolectin-like isoform X2, producing MCFAIIQAVFEHTYPEERRDRMDVLVMLLVSLLPGLCHAALTKNVALGASAVQSSTYSSYGMANGAVDGNRDADEMLCTRTSLQNHPWWRVDLKNVYQIRRIIITNGGLETSGAEIRIGNGLTNNGNNNQLVAVVWSVPPGGTRTCDFRPTEGRYVNIFLRGMNRALSLCEVEVFAEYDPTCVPGNLALGANAVQSSIKVGRIAQKAVDGSRDTRHESCTFTNFGRPSWWRVDLKKAYNIRKGCSTSGHS